The genomic stretch ATCTAGCTGTCGGTCTCCCAGTGATCGCGACACGTCTGAGAAGGCCGGTCGGCTGGGTCAGGCCAGGGTGTTCGTTCCTACCTGCACCCGCGAGCCCTGATCACTGGAGAGCACCTCGATGCCGTAGCGGATGCGCTCCCTGAGGGCTCCCACGTGGCTGATGATGCCGACCATGCGGCCGCCAGCCCGCAACCGGTCGAGTTCGTCCATCGCCAGCTGGAGGTTGTCGGGATCGAGGGTACCGAAGCCCTCGTCGATGAACAGCGCCTCGAGGTGAACACCGCCAGAATGGGCCTCGACCGTGTCGGCCACGCCAAGGGCCAGAGCCAGGGAGGCCTGGAACGTTTCACCGCCCGAAAGGCTGTTCACCTCCCTCTCTTCGCCGGTGTAGGCATCGAGCACCCGCAGGCCCAATCCCGCCTGACGGCCGCCTCGCCCGCCCTCATCGGTGAGCCGCAGCTGGTAGCGGCCTGAAGTCATCAGCTCCAGCCGCTGGTTGGCGTAGCGGCAGATGTCGGCCAGATAGGCCGAGAGCACCCAGCGCTGGAGGGAGATGAAGGGTGCCGCCTTGCCCGAGCAGCGATCGGCCACGGCACTGAACAGCTGCGCCTGCTCCCGCAGGGCCGCCAGGTTGCCGGCTCCGTTCCTGTGCTCGGACGTGAGTCGCACGATCTCCACCTGTGCTCCTCGGGCTTCGCTGTTGCGCTCCACGGCTGATGTGCGGGCGGCATCGGCGGCGTGAACCGCCACCAGGGCAGCCGTGGTGTCGGGGCGTTCCTGGGGCAGGTCGGCCAGGTCCGCTGATGCCAGAAGTCCTTTCAGCTCGATCACCTCCGTCTCGAAGGCCTTGATCCGATCCGCCCAGTGCTGACGGACGCTCTCCGGCTTGAGGGCGGCCATCACGGACTGACCATCGGCGAACTCCGACCCGGCCAGGTCCCTCGCCAGGCGGCCTGAGGCCTGTTCCAGCCTGGTCACGGCACTGGCGCTGGCCTGGCAGCGATCCGCCAGGGCATCGAGCGCCTCCTCCAGGGGCTCGAAGGTCGTCAGCGCCTGTTGCGGCTCAACGCCCTCGCCCAGCTCCCTGGCGATGGCGGTGGTGAGTGTGTTCGCCCTCCGGGTCTCGTCCGCGGCGGCCCTGGTCTGCATCGCCAGCTCCGTACTGGCCGACTGAATACTTGCCTGGAGTGCCTCGAGATCCCGCTCGTGACGGGCGATCTCCTGCTCCAGGCTGGCCACCGTCTCTGCCAGGGCCTGCCCTGTGGCAAGAGCTTCGCAGGCCTGCCGGGCAGCTGTTTCCGCCGCCATCGGATCCCTGGCGGCAGCACCGGCTTTCTCGAGCACCGCCTTGCGCTCCCCCTGCGCCTTCTCCAGAGCCACCGCAGCCTGTTCGGCCGCCGTGGTGGCTGCGGTCAGCTCGCCCTCCGCTGCCGTGATCGCCTCATCGCTGACAGCGTCGTGTGAGGGCTGGGCAGGTGCCGGGTGGTGCGGCGAACCGCAGACCGGACAGGGAACTTCGGCCTCAAGGCTCCCGGCAAGGCGAGCTGCCATTCCGGCGATCTGACGATGCCGGAGATCGTGCAGGGCCGCCTGCGCCTGTTTGAGCCGTCCATCGGCCCTCGCCTTGGCCGTTGTGGAATCGGCTTCCTGCTTCAGGGCAGGGGCGACGGCTGCCACGGCCCGGGCGCGATCGCGGGAGTCCTGCGCTGCCCGC from Synechococcus sp. CBW1107 encodes the following:
- a CDS encoding AAA family ATPase, which encodes MKPHLLRIEAFGPYAEPVEISFDALSQEGLFLIHGSTGAGKTYLLDALCFALYGEVSGDRSVKALKSDHAEPSAVPRVSLDFSSGGARYRVERSPAHCAPKSRGEGTTEKAPQAVLFRLIGAEWVPIASRTTEVTREVQGLVGLDAAQFRQVILLPQGKFAEVLRARADEREALLKTLFDTVIYERAASWLEERAKVARIHVAEQNRDLEVLRHQAAHEWSPYAPEPMEAPNDQEGLDRLVEQIAAVVAGTQSNLKQAVAALESAQTAKAAVEKLADRWDRRRAALTRLTELEAKQEAVADFRQRLSRAERAEALRPSVDAEQAARAALATLEAGIRAELLSAIRARDAALALPVSLVLLDLLALPSLEDLGRARADLAARRAEVTALASQAVEANQARIRAASAAALARAADVRLSQNSSARESLQQSRQAAIKAFSKACSARDQLDGLQRAAQDSRDRARAVAAVAPALKQEADSTTAKARADGRLKQAQAALHDLRHRQIAGMAARLAGSLEAEVPCPVCGSPHHPAPAQPSHDAVSDEAITAAEGELTAATTAAEQAAVALEKAQGERKAVLEKAGAAARDPMAAETAARQACEALATGQALAETVASLEQEIARHERDLEALQASIQSASTELAMQTRAAADETRRANTLTTAIARELGEGVEPQQALTTFEPLEEALDALADRCQASASAVTRLEQASGRLARDLAGSEFADGQSVMAALKPESVRQHWADRIKAFETEVIELKGLLASADLADLPQERPDTTAALVAVHAADAARTSAVERNSEARGAQVEIVRLTSEHRNGAGNLAALREQAQLFSAVADRCSGKAAPFISLQRWVLSAYLADICRYANQRLELMTSGRYQLRLTDEGGRGGRQAGLGLRVLDAYTGEEREVNSLSGGETFQASLALALGVADTVEAHSGGVHLEALFIDEGFGTLDPDNLQLAMDELDRLRAGGRMVGIISHVGALRERIRYGIEVLSSDQGSRVQVGTNTLA